The Candidatus Hydrogenedentota bacterium genome window below encodes:
- the rpsD gene encoding 30S ribosomal protein S4 has product MSKYTGPKHKLCRRLGSCLWGSPKCPSIKRPFAPGQHGQSGRRKMSVYGQQLLDKQKIRLHYGLLERQMRKTFALAQRMGGVTGTNLLMLLESRLDCVLYRMGFAPTIPAARQIVVHGHVLVNGKRVDRPSFQVKPGMTVSIRERSRKMPMIAEGAESIPAALPEYLERSPRSFEGKMIATPNLETIPFKAETAGVIGFYSR; this is encoded by the coding sequence ATGAGCAAGTATACAGGACCAAAACACAAGTTGTGCCGCCGGTTGGGTTCGTGTTTGTGGGGCAGCCCGAAATGCCCTTCGATCAAACGTCCGTTTGCCCCCGGGCAGCACGGGCAGTCGGGACGCCGCAAGATGTCGGTTTACGGCCAGCAGTTGCTGGACAAGCAGAAAATCCGGCTGCATTACGGACTGCTCGAACGCCAGATGCGCAAGACGTTCGCGCTTGCGCAACGCATGGGCGGCGTTACGGGCACGAATCTGCTGATGCTGCTCGAGTCCCGGCTGGATTGCGTGTTGTACCGGATGGGTTTCGCGCCGACGATTCCGGCCGCCCGCCAAATCGTCGTGCATGGCCATGTGCTCGTGAACGGCAAAAGGGTGGATCGTCCGTCGTTTCAGGTCAAGCCGGGCATGACCGTCAGCATCCGCGAACGCAGCCGGAAGATGCCCATGATCGCGGAAGGCGCCGAATCCATTCCGGCCGCCTTGCCGGAATATCTCGAACGGTCTCCGAGATCGTTCGAAGGCAAGATGATCGCAACCCCGAATCTCGAAACCATCCCGTTCAAGGCGGAAACCGCCGGCGTGATTGGTTTCTATTCGCGCTGA
- a CDS encoding LacI family DNA-binding transcriptional regulator, with protein MGARKDKQGDAALNREPDREWTIYDIAREAGVSAKTVSRVLNQKDGVSKETRERILSIMRAVDYHANIGARGLRGKMRGCIGLTVAAPLSEVPVSQGLFLWLFDELYRTFGVRGEYLCFDLNPYFGGTTTDYARGIWEKLYKACIVVGPLPYNDRAIHRVHRSGMPYVAFGRLDSLPDCSCATVDYEEGVRVSTRFLIDRGHRRIAMLRALTGFQPGVERFRGYAKALEEAGIPVDERLVRSATFGARSIADEVYRLLADTGVTALIDCSATEDATALREGARRAGRVPGKDFEIVAWTYADNAAVLREASAHVWLPVREAAAEGIERLAAWIRGEDPGPFQIVRRPVLHEIVENGEVPKPKRLFELLA; from the coding sequence ATGGGTGCTCGCAAGGACAAACAGGGGGATGCCGCATTGAATCGCGAACCGGATCGCGAGTGGACCATTTACGATATCGCACGCGAGGCCGGGGTATCGGCCAAGACGGTCAGCCGCGTATTGAACCAGAAAGACGGGGTCAGCAAAGAAACGCGCGAGCGGATCCTGTCCATCATGCGCGCCGTGGACTACCACGCCAACATCGGGGCGCGGGGTCTGCGCGGCAAGATGCGGGGCTGCATCGGCCTGACGGTGGCCGCACCCTTGAGCGAGGTGCCCGTGAGCCAGGGATTGTTTCTCTGGCTTTTCGACGAGTTGTACCGGACGTTCGGCGTTCGCGGGGAATACCTCTGCTTCGATTTGAATCCCTATTTCGGCGGAACGACCACGGATTACGCGCGGGGCATCTGGGAAAAATTGTACAAGGCGTGCATCGTCGTCGGCCCGTTGCCGTACAACGACAGGGCCATCCACCGCGTGCATCGCAGCGGCATGCCGTATGTGGCGTTTGGCCGGCTGGACAGTCTTCCGGACTGCAGTTGCGCCACGGTGGATTACGAGGAGGGCGTGCGGGTCAGCACGCGGTTTCTGATTGATCGCGGCCATCGGCGCATCGCCATGCTTCGGGCGCTGACCGGTTTTCAACCGGGCGTGGAGCGGTTCCGGGGCTATGCCAAGGCGCTCGAGGAAGCCGGCATTCCCGTGGATGAACGGTTGGTCCGTTCGGCGACTTTCGGCGCGCGCAGCATCGCCGACGAGGTGTACCGGCTGCTGGCCGACACCGGCGTGACGGCGTTGATTGACTGCAGCGCCACGGAAGACGCCACGGCGCTGCGGGAAGGCGCGCGCCGTGCGGGACGCGTGCCCGGCAAGGATTTCGAGATTGTGGCATGGACCTACGCGGACAACGCCGCCGTGTTGCGCGAGGCGAGCGCCCATGTTTGGCTGCCCGTTCGCGAGGCGGCCGCCGAGGGCATCGAGCGGCTGGCCGCATGGATCCGCGGAGAGGATCCCGGACCTTTCCAAATCGTCCGTCGGCCCGTGTTGCACGAAATCGTCGAGAACGGCGAAGTCCCCAAGCCGAAACGCCTGTTCGAGTTGCTTGCCTGA
- a CDS encoding IS4 family transposase, with amino-acid sequence MKSARSKFSTLQQICTYIPGHLVAKQARKYGVDEQARTFSPWSHIVALLYAQLSHAIGLNNVCDGMRMHVSKLFAIRGATPPARNTLSHANKIRSAQMAEDLFWAVLEHLMATMPSFGGKTYRGFPRRFKRMIHVVDSSTIQLIANCMDWAKHRRKKAAAKLHLRLNLQSFLPKFAIVDTAGHNDNKRARELCADIGAGEIVLFDKAYVDFEHLYDLDARGVSWVTRAKDNLQYRCVKRRIRRAQGRILRDDEIVLRTPATRQHYPKRLRLVHAIVERDGKDVEMVFITNNFEWAPETVADLYKHRWGIEAFFKQIKQTLQLCDFQGHSKNAIQWQVWMALLVYVLLRFVAHLSQWPHSFTRLFGLVRACLWTRRDLLVTLQSYGTAGGDFRLLAAPQQAYLPGFASG; translated from the coding sequence ATGAAATCAGCCCGGTCAAAGTTTAGCACATTGCAGCAGATATGCACCTACATCCCCGGCCACCTGGTGGCGAAGCAGGCGCGCAAGTACGGAGTGGACGAGCAGGCGCGCACCTTCAGTCCGTGGAGCCATATCGTCGCATTGCTCTACGCACAACTTTCTCACGCGATAGGATTGAATAACGTCTGCGACGGCATGCGCATGCACGTGAGCAAGTTGTTCGCCATCCGAGGCGCAACGCCGCCCGCCCGCAACACGCTGTCGCACGCCAATAAGATTCGATCGGCGCAAATGGCCGAGGACTTGTTCTGGGCCGTGCTTGAACACCTCATGGCAACGATGCCGTCGTTCGGCGGCAAGACGTACCGGGGATTTCCCCGGCGTTTCAAACGCATGATTCACGTGGTCGACTCCAGCACTATTCAGTTGATCGCGAACTGCATGGACTGGGCTAAACACCGGCGCAAAAAGGCTGCGGCGAAATTGCACCTGCGTCTGAATCTCCAGAGTTTCCTTCCCAAGTTCGCCATCGTCGACACGGCCGGCCACAACGACAACAAACGCGCGCGCGAACTCTGCGCGGACATCGGCGCCGGCGAAATCGTGTTGTTCGACAAGGCGTACGTGGATTTTGAGCACCTGTACGACTTGGACGCGCGCGGCGTGTCGTGGGTGACGCGCGCGAAGGACAACCTGCAATATCGTTGCGTCAAGCGCCGTATCCGGCGTGCGCAAGGCCGCATCCTGCGCGATGATGAAATCGTATTGCGCACGCCCGCGACGCGCCAACACTATCCCAAGCGCCTGCGTTTGGTGCACGCCATCGTAGAGCGCGATGGCAAGGACGTCGAAATGGTATTCATCACCAACAACTTCGAGTGGGCGCCGGAGACGGTTGCGGACTTGTACAAACACCGTTGGGGTATCGAAGCCTTTTTCAAACAGATCAAGCAGACGCTCCAGTTGTGCGACTTCCAGGGCCACAGCAAGAATGCTATTCAGTGGCAAGTCTGGATGGCGCTGCTGGTCTATGTGTTGCTTCGTTTCGTGGCACATCTCAGCCAGTGGCCGCATAGTTTCACCCGGCTGTTCGGCTTGGTGCGCGCCTGCCTGTGGACGCGCCGCGATCTACTCGTTACCCTGCAGAGCTATGGGACAGCAGGTGGCGACTTCCGCTTGCTTGCCGCACCCCAGCAAGCGTATTTGCCCGGATTTGCATCGGGATAG